Below is a genomic region from Rosa chinensis cultivar Old Blush chromosome 5, RchiOBHm-V2, whole genome shotgun sequence.
ATAATTGATTCATATAATAATTACTTCATGACAAATACCATAGTCCAAGATGTTATTGATCCTAATCACCATTTGTCATTGCCACGTGATATTGTAAGACTATAAAATAATTACTTCATATAATTTAATGATATATAAACTTTTGGTCAttcaacatttttctttttttcagagAATAAGAAACGGTCATTCAACACTTTGATGACCTGATATTTGAGAAATATTATTTTGATCGCTCAGCTTCAACTTTATCGTTCATTTTACTATTTTTACAAAACTCAACTTTGAGGCATGacgagaaaagaataaaaaaatattaagaatAACAATGGGAACAGCCGAACAGCCCATCATAACATGGTCTGAAAAACAAGGTAATTGGAAGACAGAAGAggcaaaaagagaaaagaaccgTTAGACTGGACTTGAATTTCGAAGTTTCAAACAGGAAAGAACGTTGCCGGTTTGACTCTTTTTTCAGTATTCTGGGTCTTTGGACTATTTTATAAATTATTGTCCCGGGGAGGGGCCGGCTGACAGAGGCACAGAGCAAAGCAAATGGTTGGCGCCAAATAATGCTTTTCTTCCCCCTTCATTCCATATGTGCTCGCTCACTCGCATCAACTCATCGATGCGAGTTTAGTCCCTACCTAGCTCCCATGTCATTTGAAATTTCAGATCAACCCTGAATGTACAAAATTTCCCTTTGATTTGGAAAACTACTGATGCTGCAGTAAAGTCTAAAGGTCACTATTGACAGGCAGTATCGAGAATCTCTCTCTTTTGCGAATTGTGACTGACATGTGGTGAGAAAGCTTTGGTTTGCAACGATATGTGCTTATCTATCTTGtgcatgaaaagaagaaaaagagcaaAGGTTGCTGGTGTCCACAATACCTCGCTACTTGCTAGCCTACAAAGCACAACTATGTTTGAATGCAAATATTCTTCGATCGGGAATTTGAACTGGTCCATCAAATCCATTAACTTAAAAGGGTTCAATTGGATTTTGAATATTAAACAGATAAAGGGGACGGCCTGTAGGTCTAATTACATGGATTGCTCGATCATTTTTGTCTTATCAATGTCTTTactaatatgattttttttttaataagtatGATAGGGTCGATGTTATCTTTGCTGTTAATCCATCATCTTCATCGTTTTTgccatctctttgctcaaagaTTCTCCTCTATCATTGTTTGGTCAACTTTTGGCATCTTCTAATAATTCAGCAATACTTTGATATCTAGATACCTAGACTGATACAATTAACTAGCtatatttcattattttgtaACCTTGTGCTTTGGTTATTCAAACCAGAGAGTTTGAGCGCGGCCTTTCCTAGGTCCAAAAAGAGTTCAGTGTTGCAGCTTGAACAAATAGATGGAGTGGTTCAAAAAGCCTCAGAAAGTACTTCATCACAATAACAAATGATTCACATTAGCAGAGGATATCGCAGACTGTTTAATATAAACATGCAAGTGCTACTGAAAATTTAAAGGAAATCATGAATCAAGTAACTGTCTGATAACCACGAGCAAAATATGATTATATTTTGAGTACATTGTACATTTAATCTTTTCTGATGTTCATCATCTCAATTTACATGGTTGGcaaaattaattaattcaatTCCTCTTCTGGTGATCCATCTGAGATGCATTCCGTTTTGAGTATCCCATCTCCCACATGTGTGGTAGGAGATTCTCTTGAAGCAGTCCCCAAATCTCAGCAGCTTGAGGATGAGATTTGTCCCCCACAAAAAATACATGATTCCTGCCCTTCACTTGTATTTGACTAAAACCAGGAACCTTATTCACATTCCTCtccttcatcttttttcttACTCGAGCAAATTCATCCCATTTTCCACGTGCAGCATAAATTATTGCTAAGAGTACATACCCCCCAGAGCTACCTGGCTCTAGCTCTTGAAGTGCCTCTCCAATAAGACTTGCCATTGGAATATTTCCATGGAACCTATAAGCACCAAGCAATGCTCCTAGAACAGCAGCATCCTTCTCAGAAGCAGGCATCATGCGTACTACCTTCGTAGCCTCATCCACTAGTCCTGCTCGGCCTAAGATGTCCACAAGGCAGGAATAGTGCTGGGCCTTTGGTTCTATATCATAAACATGGTTCATTGAATTGAAAAGCCTTTGACCTTTGTTGACAAGACCAGCATGACTACAAGCTGATAAGACTCCAACAAAAGTAATTTCATCTGGCTTGGCTCCTGATCTTAACATGTGTGCGAAGACCTGCAATGCATGGTGACCATATCCATGATTTGAATATGCTAATATCATTGCATTCCATGATGCCACATCCTTAGCCCCAAGATGATCAAAAACAAACCTAGCAGAAGTAACATCCCCATTTCTGGAATACATAGAGACTAGTGTATTCACAACGACTGTGTCATGCTCAAACCCATGTGAGAGGACCAGTGCATGAGCTTGCATTAGCTCCGTCATGTCCTCGCATGAGCTCAATATGCTAGCGATGGTAGTCCTATTAGGTCTAAAGCAAAACCGAAGCATCAGAATTAGGTGCTTTAAGGCTTGTTCTTTTGGCCCACGTTTAGTATAACCATGAATCATCAGATTCCAAGTAACAACATTCCTTTCGTGCATGAAACTGAATAGCTCACCGGCTTCTGCCATGAGGCCTTCGTCAACATATGATGCAATCATAGCATTCCAGGCAGCTACATCTTTGTTAGGCATTCGATCAAAGTACTCTCTCGCAAGTTTAGTCATCTTGTTATGTGCCAACCCCGTAACCATAGTAGTCCAAGAAATTGCATTCCTCTGAGGCATTGAACTGAAGAGTTTGATGGCTTCACTTGCTCTATTTGCATTAAGAAGACCCAAGATTATGATGTTCCAAGAATATAGGTTCCGTTGTGGCATATCATTGAAGAGGCTAAGTGCGTCATCAAATTGATCATTCTCAATAAGAGCCTTGATCATAACTGTCCATGAGACTGTGTTCCTTTCAGGCATAAGGTTAAACACACGGCGCGCTTCATCAATCAAGTTGTTGCGAGCGTAACCCAGGATCATAGTAGTCCAGGACACCACATTTTTGACAGGCATACGACCAAAAAGCCGACGGGCCTCGTCAACTTGTCCGCAACTGAGATACCCGGATATCAAACTGGTCCAAGAATACACATTTCTGTTTTCCATGCGATCAAAAACTTGACGAGCCTCAGCTATACGGCCTGCCTTGACATAACCACTAACCATCGCAGATTCAGCAACAATATTACTGGTGGGCATGGCCTGAAAGAGCTTCTGTGCATTGGGAAGATCATCGTTCTTCAAGTAAACATTGATCATGGACGCATAAGAGACAGAATCTCGTTGAGGCATATCGTCGAACAGCTTCCTTGCATCTTTCACTTTGCCACAGCGCCCGAGATTTATAATCTCACAGTTACAGCTATATGTATCACTTTTATACCGCCAAAGACTCAGGTTTGGCTtttgacgacgacgacgaccgGCTTCAATCGAATTCAAGTTTGGCTCCACCTGAGCAGAAGCATTCAACTGTCTTAGGGTTTGAACTATGGCGGGAAGCTTCCAAAGACGGGGACGGAAAGCAAAGGATGACATGAGGATGATTACtaccaccaacaacaaaagtgaATATATGGCGGGCCCATCCATACTGATACCGTCACAAGTGAACACAGAAATGGTTTACGGTTGGCCCGGGTGATACAGCTTGCTACCACTTTATTCATCGAGGTGTTCCAGGTTTGGtgggattttttttaattattattattttttaacttGCTTAATGACATGAAAAAATAGGTCATGACTGATGACAATTGCCAAAgaagaaattttgaattttccaatgcatagcaaaaaaaaaaaaaaactttaattaTGCAACAACTAGTTATTTGATCTACTTGGCGTAAAGATTATTTGACACTTCTTAATTTCTGCTTTCGTTAGTCTAGTACTTTAGCTCACCTGTTTGCTAttcattttgtttgtttaaatcgATATTAGGTTAGATTTTATGTCCCCTCCTCGTTGGTTGtattatattttctttcaatAAAATATCAATAGAGGTTTAGCCATATACTTCCTAACTACTACTCTGTTTATTCAAAAATGCAAGTATTAGTTTTATGAATCAAACTAGGCATCTCACCTAGCAAATGGTCgcaacattttttttgtttttgttttttgtatttttttggaTTATGATGAtcatttgtttattgatttttaGCGTGCCTCTTCAATCATTCGACTGTATGATGGAGAGTCTCTTCTGCCTTTTGCCAACTTACGGTTAATCAGTTGTTCTCtgtcaaggttctaaaaaacgttaggcgctagtcgggcggtggatAGGGGACTAGCGCCCAGACGCCTAGGCGGGGgactaggcggcgcctaggctgttttgtatttttttaattttaatttttatagcaTTTAACTAAATACTTAtttaattaactttttttttaactaaataCTTATTTAATTAACTAAAATTGATGATGTAAAAAAAATATAGTATTCAATTAtccaacaaaaaagaagaaggagcatTCAATTATGCTTTTTGTTGCCTTGCACATGTGTCCAACTGTCCACCCTatcttctcactctctctctctctactaaCAATAGCAGTAAATAGCTATTGAACGTCTaatcaatgaagagagagaagtggaccttttataggtgaaatagtgagttacctcactcttgttttcgatgtgggactgatatccttcagtttgctgagttttggtTCTTTATGCAGAGACAACTTTGGGTGGTGCGTGTCGGCGCGTCAAGACATATTTCGGCCTGGAGCTGGCTTGCCGGTGAAGGTTGTTTTGCTGTGTTTCCGGAGATTACTCCGTTGAAGTTACTCCGCCAAGGTGACATGGTTAAGTATGAGTGCAGATTATGGCCAGTAATTGCTATGTATATACATTCTCATTTCTTAATAGTAAAATGTAATTTGGTTAAATAAAAACATCAACGATCAACGTTATTAGTACCGACCACTC
It encodes:
- the LOC112166788 gene encoding pentatricopeptide repeat-containing protein At2g35030, mitochondrial — its product is MDGPAIYSLLLLVVVIILMSSFAFRPRLWKLPAIVQTLRQLNASAQVEPNLNSIEAGRRRRQKPNLSLWRYKSDTYSCNCEIINLGRCGKVKDARKLFDDMPQRDSVSYASMINVYLKNDDLPNAQKLFQAMPTSNIVAESAMVSGYVKAGRIAEARQVFDRMENRNVYSWTSLISGYLSCGQVDEARRLFGRMPVKNVVSWTTMILGYARNNLIDEARRVFNLMPERNTVSWTVMIKALIENDQFDDALSLFNDMPQRNLYSWNIIILGLLNANRASEAIKLFSSMPQRNAISWTTMVTGLAHNKMTKLAREYFDRMPNKDVAAWNAMIASYVDEGLMAEAGELFSFMHERNVVTWNLMIHGYTKRGPKEQALKHLILMLRFCFRPNRTTIASILSSCEDMTELMQAHALVLSHGFEHDTVVVNTLVSMYSRNGDVTSARFVFDHLGAKDVASWNAMILAYSNHGYGHHALQVFAHMLRSGAKPDEITFVGVLSACSHAGLVNKGQRLFNSMNHVYDIEPKAQHYSCLVDILGRAGLVDEATKVVRMMPASEKDAAVLGALLGAYRFHGNIPMASLIGEALQELEPGSSGGYVLLAIIYAARGKWDEFARVRKKMKERNVNKVPGFSQIQVKGRNHVFFVGDKSHPQAAEIWGLLQENLLPHMWEMGYSKRNASQMDHQKRN